From a region of the Kwoniella mangroviensis CBS 8507 chromosome 1 map unlocalized Ctg01, whole genome shotgun sequence genome:
- a CDS encoding nicotinate phosphoribosyltransferase has protein sequence MTDNLNLPAEEVEIPFSILDTDLYKLTMQNAVLHHFYDAQVIIKFTNRSPQMLFNRECFDWVKGRVLRLGELQLQPHEREALKSSYPWFSDKYLDYLGSMRLDPINQVELSFYPNKDPEDGRFGEIGIVIKGPWRDTILYEVPIMSILSEGYFKYVDTDWNYDGQFELAKRKAIDLLSPPSGVSPLIFSEFGTRRRRSFRAQDTVIRGLIAGYEGWKSNGGKGGLLAGTSNVYLALKYGLKPVGTIAHEWIMAIGATFGYQGANGRAMDMWEEVYPPGPGGAPLTMLTDTYTAQAFFADFISNPERALRWSTLRQDSGDPFEFVKSAKEHWKIVEDKAGVVRKNDEEIGKGKRVIFSDGLDVEKSVELQKGCDEIGIAASFGIGTFLTNDFKKSTNPSETSKPLNIVIKLNQIGGKNCVKLSDDKGKYTGDVEEVKRAQEELGLPHEHEEKRRG, from the exons ATGACAGACAACCTCAATCTACCGGCTGAAGAGGTAGAAATACCATTCTCAATCCTAGATACAGATCTATACAAG CTTACCATGCAGAATGCCGTCTTGCATCATTTCTATGACGCCCAAGttatcatcaaattcaccaaTAGATCACCTCAGATGCTATTCAATAGAGAATGTTTCGATTGGGTCAAAGGCCGTGTACTTC GACTCGGAGAACTTCAATTACAACCACATGAAAGAGAAGCCTTGAAATCCTCTTATCCATGGTTCTCCGATAAATACTTAGATTATCTCGGATCAATGCGACTTGATCCTATAAACCAGGTCGAACTTTCTTTTTACCCTAATAAGGACCctgaagatggtagatttggTGAGATTGGGATAGTGATCAAGGGGCCTTGGAGGGACACAATTCTGTATGAAGTACCCATTATGTCAATTT TGAGTGAAGGATACTTTAAATATGTAGATACAGATTGGAATTACGATGGACAATTTG AACTCGCCAAAAGGAAGGCCATAGACTTGCTTTCCCCTCCATCGGGAGTATCACCTTTAATCTTCTCAGAATTCGGTACGAGACGACGAAGGTCTTTCAGGGCGCAGGATACAGTCATCAGAGGGTTGATAGCTGGATATGAGGGGTGGAAAAGCAATGGTGGAAAAGGTGGATTGCTCGCTGGGACAAGTAAT GTGTACTTGGCGTTAAAGTATGGGTTGAAACCTGTCGGTACGATCGCCCATGAATGGATCATGGCTATTGGAGCTACATTTGGGTACCAGGGAGCTAATGGTAGAGCTATGGACATgtgggaggaag TCTATCCACCTGGACCTGGCGGGGCACCATTAACAATGTTAACCGATACATACACCGCTCAAGCCTTTTTCGCCGATTTCATATCCAACCCCGAACGAGCACTTCGATGGTCAACTCTACGACAGGATTCAGGAGACCCATTTGAATTTGTCAAATCAGCTAAAGAACATTGGAAAATTGTAGAAGACAAAGCTGGTGTAGTGCgaaagaatgatgaggaaattGGCAAAGGGAAAAGAGTTATCTTCAGTGATGGGTTGGATGTAGAGAAATCTGTGGAGTTGCAGAAGGGATGTGATGAAATTGGTATAGCTG CTTCCTTCGGTATAGGAACATTCTTAACGAACGATTTCAAAAAATCCACCAATCCATCCGAAACTTCCAAACCACTGAATATAgtgatcaagctcaaccaGATAGGTGGAAAGAACTGTGTCAAATTGTCCGACGATAAAGGCAAG TATACCGGTGATGTCGAAGAAGTGAAACGAGCACAGGAGGAATTGGGGCTACCtcatgaacatgaagagaAGCGAAGGGGATGA